A window from Pangasianodon hypophthalmus isolate fPanHyp1 chromosome 4, fPanHyp1.pri, whole genome shotgun sequence encodes these proteins:
- the LOC113539841 gene encoding phosphoglucomutase-1: MENSPLQVLHLDTAPYPDQRPGASGLRKNVRVFQSQRNYLQNFIQSIFSSIDLRDRQGSTMVVGGDGRYFNTSAIQVIVQMAAANGIGRLVIGQNGIMSTPAVSCVIRKFKAIGGFVLTASHNPGGPDGDFGIKFNIANGGPAPNAVTDKIFQISRSIEEYAICPELTVDLTTLGKQSFDLENKFKPFTVEIVDPVESYANMLRNIFDFAALKELLSGQNHIRIRLDAMHGVVGPYVKKIVCEELGSPANSAINCVPQEDFGGQLPDPNLTYAADLLETMKSGQFDFGAAFDGDGDRNMILGKNGFFVNPSDSVAVIASNIFCIPYFQHMGVRGFARTMPSSGALDNVAIATKIQLYETPPGWKFFGKLMDAGRLSLYGEESFGTGADHIREKDGLWAVLAWLSILAFRKQSVEEVMIDHWKTYGRNYYTRYDYEDVEIDIAVDLMLDLEVVISDKAFVGQIFTVGEKTYEVEKADNFEYNDPVDGSVTRNQGLRIIFKGGSRIVFRLSGTTLGATIHLYIDSYEKDENEILQDPQVKLADLLNIALKLSQLPERTGRTGPTVIT; this comes from the exons ATGGAGAACAGTCCTCTACAGGTGCTGCATCTCGACACCGCTCCGTATCCTGACCAGAGACCCGGCGCCAGCGGCCTCAGGAAGAATGTCCGTGTTTTCCAGTCCCAAAGGAACTATCTTCAAAACTTCATCCAGAGTATCTTCTCCTCCATCGATCTGCGAGACCGCCAAGGCTCCACCATGGTTGTGGGAGGAGATGGACGTTACTTCAACACCAGCGCGATCCAGGTCATAGTACAGATGGCTGCGGCCAATGGG ATAGGCCGTCTGGTGATTGGTCAAAATGGCATCATGTCCACACCGGCTGTGTCGTGCGTAATCAGGAAGTTCAAAGCGATTGGTGGATTTGTGCTCACTGCCAGTCACAACCCTGGAGGACCAGATGGAGATTTTGGCATCAAATTCAACATTGCTAATGGAG GGCCTGCTCCCAACGCTGTGACAGATAAAATCTTCCAAATAAGCAGAAGTATAGAAGAGTACGCCATCTGCCCTGAACTCACAGTGGATCTGACAACACTCGGCAAACAGAGTTTCGACCTGGAGAACAAATTCAAACCGTTTACAG TTGAGATTGTGGACCCAGTGGAATCCTATGCCAACATGCTGAGGAACATCTTTGACTTTGCGGCGCTGAAGGAGCTTCTATCAGGCCAGAACCACATACGCATCCGGTTAGATGCCATGCATGGAG TGGTTGGCCCATATGTGAAAAAGATCGTGTGTGAGGAACTGGGTTCTCCTGCCAACTCGGCCATTAACTGTGTCCCTCAGGAAGACTTCGGTGGCCAGCTGCCAGATCCGAACCTAACTTACGCTGCAGATCTGCTCGAGACCATGAAGAGTGGCCAGTTTGACTTTGGAGCTGCCTTCGATGGTGATGGT gACCGTAACATGATCTTAGGGAAAAACGGCTTTTTCGTTAACCCCTCAGATTCTGTTGCTGTAATTGCATCAAACATCTTCTGCATCCCCTACTTTCAGCATATGGGAGTGAGAGGCTTTGCCAGGACAATGCCCAGCAGTGGAGCGCTTGACAA TGTGGCCATAGCAACCAAGATTCAACTGTATGAAACTCCACCTGGTTGGAAGTTCTTTGGAAAGCTGATGGATGCTGGTCGCCTTTCGCTGTACGGAGAGGAGAGCTTCGGCACAG gTGCAGATCATATCCGTGAAAAGGATGGGCTTTGGGCTGTGCTCGCCTGGCTCTCCATTCTTGCTTTTAGAAAACAGAGTGTTGAGGAAGTCATGATCGATCACTGGAAAACCTATGGCAGGAACTACTATACCAG GTACGACTATGAAGACGTGGAGATAGACATAGCAGTGGACCTGATGCTGGATCTCGAGGTGGTCATTTCAGACAAGGCATTCGTTGGACAGATATTCACAGTAGGAGAGAAAACGTACGAAGTGGAGAAAGCAGACAACTTTGAGTACAACGACCCTGTAGATGGAAGCGTCACAAGGAACCAG GGCCTGCGAATTATATTTAAAGGTGGCTCTCGCATTGTTTTTCGTCTAAGTGGAACCACACTGGGTGCCACAATACACCTCTACATCGACAGCTATgagaaagatgaaaatgagaTTTTACAGGATCCACAG GTGAAGTTGGCCGACCTGCTGAACATAGCGCTGAAGTTGTCGCAGCTGCCTGAGAGGACGGGGAGAACCGGTCCTACTGTCATTACAtga
- the LOC113539949 gene encoding tyrosine-protein kinase JAK1, with the protein MEVGRQILGKLQRRKKSQLMSAVILPGLEVHFYLADTQQIIHLKGCHSAEQLCTEAAKKLGLSPLCSSLFALYNETNRTWFPPNHVFIVDETTRLRLHYRMRFYFTNWHGTRKKPLAVVRHSLKQTGNQGTALLDSPSLTYLYAQSQYDFQSGSAALRSFQSEEDAQHMENECLGMAVMAISHDAMGKNLPARELAKKFKYKNYIPVSLNRSISQRNLLTRLRISNVFKAFLEEFNDNTVLKNSVSNHDLKVKYISTLETLTRHFGCEVYEPLSVSIHENDEVPCSSAREDGAQRRVLISGTRGIEWQSVSPETCPNLQRKKSKRNKSQQGQLSDVRKEDNWTTFSDFHEITHIVIKETLVTVYRQDDRRMEVRFAGREEALAFTSLIDGYFRLTVDAHHFLCTEVAPVSVETNLREGCHGPISTEYAVHKLKQEGYEEGMYILRWSCAHYDHVLLTVICNERDVSGEIIKTFKNFQIERTEGGFRLCGTDVEKPTLRELTDRLCGQCLSTDNTTLKLARGCPPQPRELSNLLMVTRSDSITPPSVSHLVLNPIKKENIVQDKHLGKGTRTNIYSGTLRPKSDEDSLISFSTEDVPVVLKVIGTGLKDVAAFLETVSQMREISHKHMTHLYGICMYSMDIIMVEEFVKHGPLDLFMRAHHAELTPSWKFQVAEQLASVLSYLEDKKLVHGYVCTKNILLVKDGLDGQQAPFIKLSKPGVPITTLNREECIDRIPWIAPECVKNPKAQTVAADKWGFGTTLWEICYNGEVPLRDKKRAEKEWFYEAKGTLVIPNCSELAELITQCMNYDPKKRPFFRAIVRELDRIKEQNPAMVSGGVPVQEIDPTLFESRFLKTIRDLGEGHFGKVELCQYDPHGDRNGQMVAVKSLKSESDGPESSNLRREISTMRELYHTNIVKYKGICTEEGGRTIKLIMEYLPAGSLKDYLPRHKAQTSQQRLLLYAIQICQGMDYLGSQNYIHRDLAARNVLVESETLVKIGDFGLTKSIKDNEEYYTVREEQDSPVYWYAPECLIHRKFYKASDVWSFGVTLYELMTYCDRKMSPPEMFLNTIGRSHGQMTMARLVKALEGGWRLSCPTSCPDVVYTQMRRCWVHAPEDRVDFKGLIEVFERLLSSEELSLVHSC; encoded by the exons ATGGAAGTGGGCCGTCAGATCCTGGGGAAGTTGCAGAGGAGGAAGAAGTCGCAGCTGATGTCAGCTGTGATCCTGCCAGGACTGGAGGTGCACTTTTACCTGGCAGACACGCAACAGATCATCCACCTGAAAGGCTGTCACTCGGCCGAGCAGCTGTGCACCGAAGCCGCCAAGAAGCTGG gTCTTTCTCCATTATGCAGCAGTCTGTTTGCTCTGTACAATGAAACAAACAGGACATGGTTTCCTCCAAATCATGTGTTCATCGTAGACGAGACTACAAGACTCAGGCTGCACTATCgcatgag GTTTTATTTCACTAACTGGCACGGGACCAGGAAGAAACCTCTAGCTGTCGTGCGACACAGTCTCAAACAGACAGGAAACCAGGGGACGGCTCTTCTGGACTCACCGTCACTGACCTACCTATACGCACAG agTCAATATGATTTCCAGAGCGGCTCAGCAGCACTTCGCAGCTTTCAGAGCGAGGAAGATGCCCAGCATATGGAGAATGAGTGTTTGGGAATGGCAGTGATGGCTATTTCCCATGATGCCATGGGCAAAAACCTGCCTGCACGGGAACTGGCTAAGAAATTCAA GTACAAGAACTACATCCCGGTCAGTCTGAACCGCTCCATCTCTCAGAGGAACTTGCTGACGCGCCTGCGCATCTCCAACGTCTTCAAGGCGTTTCTCGAGGAGTTCAACGACAACACGGTGCTGAAGAACAGCGTCAGCAATCACGACTTGAAGGTCAAGTACATTTCCACTCTCGAGACTCTGACCAGACACTTTGGCTGTGAGGTGTACGAACCCTTGTCCGTCAGTATCCACGAGAATGACGAGGTTCCCTGCAGTTCTGCGAGAGAGGACGGAGCTCAGCGTCGCGTGCTCATTTCCGGAACCCGCGGCATTGAGTGGCAGAGCGTGTCTCCTGAG acctgCCCAAATCTACAGAGGAAGAAATCAAAGAGGAACAAAAGTCAACAGGGTCAGCTCAGCGATGTCAGAAAAGAAGACAACTGGACGACGTTCTCGGATTTCCACGAGATCACGCACATCGTCATCAAGGAGACGCTGGTCACGGTTTACAGACAAGACGACAGGAGGATG GAAGTGCGCTTCGCTGGCCGTGAGGAGGCCCTGGCCTTCACCAGCCTGATAGACGGCTACTTCAGGCTCACTGTGGACGCACATCACTTCCTGTGCACTGAGGTCGCTCCCGTCTCCGTAGAAACCAACCTACGTGAGGGATGTCACGGACCAATCAG CACCGAGTACGCTGTTCATAAGCTCAAACAGGAAGGTTACGAGGAGGGCATGTACATCCTGCGCTGGAGCTGTGCTCATTACGACCACGTCCTGCTCACCGTCATCTGCAATGAG AGAGATGTCTCAGGTGAGATCATCAAGACCTTCAAGAATTTTCAGATCGAGAGGACTGAGGGTGGATTTCGTCTCTGTGGGACGGACGTGGAGAAACCCACACTGAGGGAACTGACCGACCGGCTGTGTGGTCAGTGTCTGAGTACGGACAACACCACTCTGAAGCTGGCACGAGGTTGTCCTCCTCAGCCTCGAG AGCTGTCTAATCTCCTGATGGTGACGAGGTCGGACTCCATCACTCCACCCTCCGTGAGCCACCTTGTCTTAAACCCCATCAAGAAAGAGAACATCGTACAG GACAAGCACTTGGGGAAAGGAACTCGTACAAACATATACTCGGGCACGCTGAGGCCGAAGAGCGATGAGGACAGTCTGATCAGCTTCAGCACTGAGGATGTCCCTGTGGTCCTGAAGGTGATCGGAACAGGACTTAAGGACGttgca GCCTTTTTGGAAACTGTGAGTCAGATGCGTGAgatctcacacaaacacatgacaCATCTGTATGGCATCTGCATGTACAGCATGGACA TCATCATGGTGGAGGAGTTTGTGAAGCACGGACCTCTGGATCTGTTCATGCGCGCTCATCACGCTGAGCTCACGCCGTCCTGGAAGTTTCAGGTTGCCGAGCAGCTCGCTAGCGTCCTCAGCTATCTG GAGGATAAGAAGCTCGTCCATGGCTACGTGTGCACAAAGAACATCCTGTTAGTGAAAGATGGTCTGGATGGACAACAAGCTCCATTCATAAAGCTCAGCAAGCCGGGAGTCCCGATCACTACGCTCAACCGAGAAG AGTGTATCGACAGGATCCCATGGATCGCTCCGGAGTGTGTGAAGAACCCTAAAGCACAGACCGTGGCTGCGGATAAGTGGGGCTTCGGGACGACGCTGTGGGAGATCTGCTACAACGGAGAAGTGCCGCTCAGGGACAAGAAACGTGCCGAG AAGGAGTGGTTCTATGAAGCCAAGGGCACACTGGTGATTCCCAACTGCAGTGAACTGGCCGAGCTCATCACCCAGTGCATGAACTATGACCCCAAGAAGAGACCGTTCTTCAGAGCCATAGTGCGAGAACTGGACCGTATCAAGGAGCAGA ACCCGGCGATGGTGTCAGGTGGTGTTCCTGTGCAGGAGATCGACCCCACGCTGTTTGAGAGCAGATTCCTCAAGACAATACGGGACCTGGGAGAG GGTCACTTTGGGAAGGTGGAGCTGTGTCAGTACGACCCACACGGAGACCGCAACGGTCAGATGGTGGCTGTCAAGTCGCTGAAGTCTGAAAGTGATGGACCTGAGAGCAGCAACCTGAGGAGAGAAATCAGCACCATGAGAGAGCTTTACCACACCAACATCGTCAAGTACAAAGGCATCTGTACTGAGGAAG gtgggAGAACGATTAAACTGATCATGGAGTATCTGCCTGCTGGGAGTCTGAAGGACTATCTGCCCCGACACAAAGCTCAGACAAGCCAACAGCGCCTGCTGCTCTACGCCATCCAGATCTGTCAG gGAATGGACTACCTGGGCTCTCAGAACTACATCCACAGAGACCTGGCGGCTCGTAACGTGCTGGTGGAGAGCGAGACACTGGTCAAGATCGGAGACTTCGGTCTGACGAAGAGCATCAAAGACAATGAGGAGTACTACACGGTCAGGGAGGAGCAGGACAGTCCGGTGTACTG GTACGCACCTGAGTGTCTGATCCACCGAAAGTTTTACAAAGCCTCAGACGTCTGGTCTTTCGGAGTCACACTGTACGAACTCATGACCTACTGTGACCGCAAGATGAGTCCTCCTGAG ATGTTCCTGAACACGATTGGCCGATCGCACGGTCAGATGACAATGGCGAGACTGGTGAAGGCTCTGGAAGGTGGCTGGAGGCTGTCCTGTCCTACATCTTGCCCAGATGTG GTGTACACACAGATGCGGAGGTGCTGGGTTCACGCTCCAGAGGACCGTGTGGACTTCAAAGGCCTGATCGAGGTGTTCGAGCGTCTCTTGTCGAGCGAAGAACTCAGTTTAGTGCACAGCTGTTAA